A stretch of the Streptomyces ortus genome encodes the following:
- a CDS encoding ABC transporter permease: MTATTSPLRRLLGRPELGSVVGALAVFLFFALVADGFVRAAGLSTVLYAASTIGIMAVPVALLMIGGEFDLSAGVMVTSSALISSMSSYQMTANVWVGVGVSLLVTLAIGFFNGFMLTRTGLPSFIITLGTFLMLTGMNLGFTKLISGTVSTRTIADMEGFASAKALFASVLTVGGVDFKVTILWWLGLVALASWILLRTRVGNWIFAVGGGKEAARAVGVPVAATKIGLYMGVSFAAWIAGQHLLFSFDAVQSGEGVGKELTYIIAAVIGGCLITGGYGSAVGSAVGALIFGMTDKGIVFAEWNPDWFKFFLGAMLLLATLLNAWVRKRAEATA, from the coding sequence ATGACTGCGACGACCTCGCCGCTGCGGCGGCTGCTCGGCCGGCCCGAGCTGGGCTCGGTGGTCGGCGCGCTGGCCGTCTTCCTCTTCTTCGCGCTGGTCGCGGACGGTTTCGTACGGGCCGCGGGGCTCAGCACCGTGCTGTACGCGGCCTCCACGATCGGCATCATGGCGGTGCCCGTCGCCCTGCTGATGATCGGCGGCGAGTTCGACCTGTCCGCCGGTGTCATGGTGACGTCGTCCGCGCTGATCTCCTCGATGTCCAGCTACCAGATGACCGCGAACGTCTGGGTGGGCGTGGGGGTCTCGCTCCTCGTCACCCTCGCGATCGGCTTCTTCAACGGGTTCATGCTGACCCGCACCGGGCTGCCCAGCTTCATCATCACGCTCGGCACCTTCCTCATGCTGACCGGGATGAACCTGGGCTTCACCAAGTTGATCAGCGGGACCGTCTCGACCAGAACGATCGCCGACATGGAGGGCTTCGCCTCCGCCAAGGCCCTCTTCGCGTCCGTCCTCACCGTCGGCGGCGTCGACTTCAAGGTCACCATCCTGTGGTGGCTGGGCCTGGTGGCCCTCGCCTCCTGGATCCTGCTGCGCACCCGCGTCGGCAACTGGATCTTCGCGGTCGGTGGCGGAAAGGAAGCGGCCCGCGCGGTGGGCGTGCCCGTCGCCGCAACCAAAATCGGCCTCTACATGGGGGTGTCCTTCGCCGCCTGGATCGCCGGGCAGCACCTGCTCTTCTCCTTCGACGCCGTGCAGTCGGGAGAGGGCGTCGGCAAGGAACTGACGTACATCATCGCGGCCGTCATCGGCGGCTGTCTGATCACCGGCGGCTACGGCTCCGCCGTCGGCTCGGCGGTCGGCGCGCTGATCTTCGGCATGACCGACAAGGGCATCGTGTTCGCCGAGTGGAACCCCGACTGGTTCAAGTTCTTCCTCGGAGCGATGCTGCTCCTCGCGACCCTGCTCAACGCCTGGGTCCGCAAGCGCGCGGAGGCCACGGCATGA
- a CDS encoding SelT/SelW/SelH family protein — MTTDNTPAAGTGGTTGQPHRVQIEYCTQCRWLPRASWLAQELLTTFEQELTELALKPGTGGVFVVRVDDEVVWDRREQGFPEPTAVKRLVRDRVAPEKSLGHSER; from the coding sequence ATGACCACGGACAACACGCCCGCCGCCGGGACCGGGGGCACGACCGGGCAGCCGCACCGCGTGCAGATCGAGTACTGCACCCAGTGCCGCTGGCTGCCCCGCGCCTCCTGGCTCGCCCAGGAACTGCTCACCACCTTCGAGCAGGAGCTGACGGAGCTGGCGCTGAAGCCCGGCACCGGTGGCGTCTTCGTCGTACGCGTCGACGACGAGGTGGTCTGGGACCGCCGCGAGCAGGGCTTCCCCGAGCCGACGGCCGTGAAGCGCCTGGTACGCGACCGAGTGGCCCCGGAGAAGTCCCTGGGCCACTCGGAGAGGTAG
- a CDS encoding nucleotidyltransferase family protein encodes MTDNDGQVAGLLLAAGGGRRLGGRPKALLEHRGRPLVEHAAGVLREAGCTRVHVVLGARADAVRERADLSGCVLVDNPEWEEGMGSSLRAGLESLRGTGVTGALVSLVDQPGIGPEATARLLAAHRSPATLASASYEGKRGHPVLLGADHWAGIAATATGDQGARAYLKVHADAITLVECADVARPYDIDTAADLARYLE; translated from the coding sequence ATGACGGACAACGACGGCCAGGTGGCCGGACTGCTGCTCGCCGCGGGCGGCGGCCGACGCCTCGGCGGACGGCCCAAGGCGCTCCTCGAACACCGCGGGCGCCCCCTGGTGGAGCACGCGGCCGGGGTGCTGCGCGAGGCCGGCTGCACCCGCGTCCATGTGGTGCTGGGAGCGCGGGCGGACGCCGTACGGGAGCGGGCGGACCTCTCCGGCTGCGTACTGGTGGACAACCCGGAGTGGGAGGAGGGCATGGGGTCCTCGCTGCGGGCCGGGCTGGAGTCCCTGCGGGGTACGGGGGTCACGGGCGCCCTGGTGTCGCTGGTCGACCAGCCGGGCATCGGACCGGAGGCGACGGCCCGCCTGCTGGCCGCCCACCGCTCCCCCGCGACGCTCGCCTCGGCCTCGTACGAGGGGAAGCGGGGCCACCCCGTCCTGCTCGGCGCCGACCACTGGGCGGGGATCGCCGCGACTGCGACCGGCGACCAGGGGGCACGCGCCTATCTGAAGGTCCACGCGGACGCGATCACCCTCGTCGAGTGCGCGGACGTGGCCCGGCCCTACGACATCGACACGGCGGCGGACCTGGCCCGGTACCTGGAGTGA
- the alc gene encoding allantoicase, which yields MTEQRQQPSSARFTGDANPYGGGDPYADHRTADFPFTRYANLADRQLGAAVVAANDEFFAHRENLLLPGPAEFDPEHFGHKGKVMDGWETRRRRGASADHPWPTADDHDWALIRLGAPGIVHGIVVDTAHFRGNYPQAVSVEGTSVPGSPSPEDLLADDVKWTTLVPRTEIGGHAANGFAVGAGQLITHLRVNQHPDGGIARLRVHGEVVPDPRWLSVLGAFDVVALENGGHVEDASDRFYSPPTNTIQPGRSHKMDDGWETRRRRDRGHDWIRYQLVARSEIRAIEIDTAYLKGNSAGWASVSVRDGADGEWREALPRTRLQPDTNHRFVLAAPAVGTHARVDIYPDGGISRLRLFGALTEEGAAALRSRHEDLGG from the coding sequence GTGACCGAGCAGCGACAGCAGCCCTCTTCGGCTCGTTTCACCGGCGACGCGAACCCCTATGGCGGCGGTGACCCGTACGCGGACCACCGCACCGCCGACTTCCCCTTCACCCGGTACGCCAACCTCGCCGACCGGCAGCTGGGCGCCGCGGTCGTCGCCGCCAACGACGAGTTCTTCGCCCACCGCGAGAACCTGCTGCTGCCCGGGCCGGCCGAGTTCGACCCCGAGCACTTCGGCCACAAGGGCAAGGTCATGGACGGCTGGGAGACCCGCCGCCGACGCGGTGCCTCCGCCGACCACCCGTGGCCCACGGCGGACGACCACGACTGGGCGCTCATCCGCCTGGGCGCCCCCGGCATCGTCCACGGGATCGTCGTCGACACCGCCCACTTCCGGGGCAACTACCCGCAGGCGGTGTCCGTCGAAGGAACCTCGGTACCCGGATCGCCGTCCCCCGAGGACCTCCTCGCGGACGACGTCAAGTGGACAACTCTCGTACCCCGTACGGAGATCGGCGGCCACGCCGCCAACGGGTTCGCCGTCGGGGCCGGGCAGCTCATCACCCACCTGCGTGTCAACCAGCACCCGGACGGCGGCATCGCGCGCCTGCGCGTCCACGGCGAAGTCGTCCCGGACCCGCGGTGGCTCTCCGTCCTCGGCGCCTTCGACGTGGTCGCCCTGGAGAACGGCGGCCACGTGGAGGACGCCTCCGACCGCTTCTACTCGCCCCCCACCAACACCATCCAGCCGGGTCGCTCCCACAAGATGGACGACGGCTGGGAGACGCGGCGGCGGCGGGACCGGGGCCACGACTGGATCCGCTACCAGCTGGTCGCACGGTCCGAGATCCGCGCGATCGAGATCGACACGGCGTATCTGAAGGGCAACTCGGCGGGGTGGGCGTCGGTCTCCGTCCGGGACGGCGCGGACGGGGAGTGGCGGGAGGCCCTGCCCCGGACCCGGCTCCAGCCCGACACCAACCACCGCTTCGTCCTCGCCGCCCCGGCCGTCGGCACGCACGCGCGCGTGGACATCTATCCGGACGGCGGAATTTCACGCCTGCGCCTGTTCGGGGCGCTGACGGAGGAGGGGGCGGCGGCGCTGCGGTCCCGCCACGAGGACCTCGGCGGTTAG
- the allB gene encoding allantoinase AllB, which yields MSDDGLVELVLRSTRVITPEGTRAASVAVSAGRITAVLAHDAEVPAGARLEDFGDDVLLPGLVDTHVHVNDPGRTEWEGFWTATRAAAAGGITTLVDMPLNSLPPTTMVDHLRTKKDVACSKAHIDVGFWGGALPDNVKDLRPLHDAGVFGFKAFLSPSGVDEFPELDQGQLALSLAEIAGFGGLLIVHAEDPHHLAAAPQKGGRKYADFLASRPRDAENTAIGGLIAQAGRLDARVHVLHLSSSDALPLIAAAKREGVRVTAETCPHYLTLTAEEVPDGASEFKCCPPIREAANQDLLWQALADGTIDCVVTDHSPSTADLKTDDFATAWGGISGLQLSLSAVWTEARKRGHTLEDVVRWMSSRTAELVGLADRKGAIEAGRDADFAVLAPDETFTVDPAALQHRNRVTAYAGRTLHGVVRSTWLRGERVMSEGEFTAPTGQLLSRRR from the coding sequence GTGTCCGACGACGGCCTGGTCGAACTGGTTTTGCGCTCGACGCGCGTCATCACTCCCGAAGGGACGCGCGCGGCCTCGGTCGCCGTCTCCGCGGGGAGGATCACCGCCGTGCTCGCGCACGACGCCGAAGTGCCCGCCGGGGCCCGCCTGGAGGACTTCGGCGACGACGTCCTGCTGCCCGGACTCGTCGACACCCACGTACACGTCAACGACCCGGGCCGCACGGAGTGGGAGGGCTTCTGGACCGCCACCCGCGCCGCCGCGGCGGGCGGCATCACGACCCTGGTCGACATGCCCCTCAACTCCCTTCCGCCCACCACGATGGTCGACCACCTCCGTACGAAGAAGGACGTCGCCTGCTCCAAGGCGCACATCGACGTCGGGTTCTGGGGCGGCGCCCTGCCCGACAACGTCAAGGATCTGAGGCCGCTGCACGACGCGGGCGTCTTCGGCTTCAAGGCGTTCCTGTCGCCCTCCGGGGTCGACGAGTTCCCCGAACTGGACCAGGGCCAACTCGCCCTGTCCCTCGCGGAGATCGCCGGATTCGGCGGACTGCTGATCGTGCACGCGGAGGACCCGCACCACCTGGCGGCGGCCCCGCAGAAGGGCGGCCGCAAGTACGCGGACTTCCTGGCCTCGCGACCGCGCGACGCCGAGAACACGGCCATCGGCGGCCTCATCGCGCAGGCCGGGCGCCTCGACGCGCGCGTGCACGTCCTGCACCTGTCGTCCAGCGACGCGCTCCCGCTGATAGCGGCGGCCAAGCGCGAGGGCGTACGGGTCACGGCGGAGACCTGTCCGCACTATCTGACGCTCACCGCCGAGGAAGTCCCGGACGGGGCCAGCGAGTTCAAGTGCTGCCCGCCCATCCGCGAGGCCGCCAACCAGGACCTGCTGTGGCAGGCGCTGGCCGACGGCACGATCGACTGCGTGGTCACCGACCACTCGCCGTCGACGGCCGACCTGAAGACCGACGACTTCGCGACCGCGTGGGGCGGCATCTCCGGACTGCAGCTCAGCCTGTCGGCCGTCTGGACGGAGGCCCGCAAGCGCGGGCACACCCTGGAGGACGTGGTCCGCTGGATGTCCTCCCGCACGGCGGAACTGGTCGGCCTCGCCGACCGCAAGGGCGCCATCGAGGCGGGCCGCGACGCCGACTTCGCGGTCCTCGCGCCCGATGAGACGTTCACCGTCGATCCGGCGGCGCTCCAGCACCGCAACCGCGTCACCGCGTACGCGGGCCGGACCCTGCACGGCGTGGTCCGCTCCACCTGGCTGCGCGGCGAACGCGTGATGTCCGAGGGCGAGTTCACCGCCCCGACCGGCCAACTCCTCTCCCGCCGGAGGTAG
- a CDS encoding IclR family transcriptional regulator — protein sequence MPTSSASDASAEVATKPAAAGGGVQSLERAFDLLERMADAGGEVGLSELSASSGLPLPTIHRLMRTLVVCGYVRQQTNRRYALGPRLIRLGESASRLLGTWARPYLARLVEETGETANMALLDGDEIVYVAQVPSRHSMRMFTEVGRRVLPHSTGVGKALLAHVPADEVRALLSRTGMPAATDKTITTPDGFLSALEEVRRTGYAVDDNEQEIGVRCLAVSVPNSPTAAAISISGPAGRVTETATERIVPVLQQVAAELSEALANSGPAA from the coding sequence GTGCCGACGTCCAGCGCCAGCGACGCCTCCGCCGAGGTCGCCACCAAGCCGGCTGCCGCCGGCGGTGGCGTCCAGTCCCTAGAGCGCGCCTTCGACCTGCTGGAGCGGATGGCGGACGCGGGCGGTGAGGTCGGGCTGAGCGAGCTCTCCGCGAGCAGCGGGCTGCCACTGCCCACCATTCACCGCCTGATGCGCACCCTCGTGGTCTGCGGTTATGTACGTCAGCAGACCAACCGGCGCTATGCGCTCGGCCCGCGTCTGATCCGGCTCGGCGAGTCGGCGTCCCGGCTGCTCGGCACCTGGGCCCGCCCTTATCTGGCCCGGCTCGTCGAGGAGACCGGCGAGACGGCGAACATGGCCCTGCTCGACGGCGACGAGATCGTGTACGTGGCGCAGGTGCCGTCGAGGCACTCGATGCGGATGTTCACCGAGGTGGGGCGCCGGGTGCTGCCGCACTCCACGGGCGTCGGCAAGGCGCTGCTGGCCCACGTCCCGGCCGACGAGGTGCGCGCGCTGCTGTCCCGTACGGGCATGCCCGCCGCGACGGACAAGACCATCACGACGCCGGACGGCTTCCTGAGCGCGCTCGAAGAGGTGCGCCGCACCGGTTACGCGGTGGACGACAACGAGCAGGAGATCGGGGTCCGCTGCCTCGCGGTCTCCGTACCCAACTCCCCCACGGCGGCGGCGATTTCGATCTCCGGACCGGCCGGCCGCGTCACGGAGACGGCCACCGAGCGGATCGTGCCCGTGCTGCAGCAGGTCGCGGCGGAGCTGTCGGAGGCACTGGCGAACTCCGGCCCCGCCGCCTGA
- a CDS encoding GntR family transcriptional regulator — protein MDPTTPLQLSVDRNSPVPLYFQLAQQLEAAIERGALTPGSLLGNEIELAGRLGLSRPTVRQAIQSLVDKGLLVRRRGVGTQVVHSQVKRPLELSSLYDDLEAAGQRPATRVLVNTVVPATAEVAAALSVAEGSDVHRVERLRLAHGDPMAYLCNHLPPGLLDLDGAQLEATGLYRLMRAAGITLHSARQSVGARAATAVEAERLDEAAGAPLLTMQRTTFDDTGRAVEFGSHTYRASRYSFEFQLLVRP, from the coding sequence GTGGACCCGACCACGCCGCTCCAGCTCAGCGTCGACCGGAACAGCCCGGTACCGCTCTACTTCCAGCTGGCCCAGCAGCTCGAAGCGGCGATCGAGCGCGGTGCCCTGACCCCGGGCAGCCTGCTGGGCAACGAGATCGAGCTCGCCGGACGCCTCGGTCTGTCCCGGCCCACCGTCCGCCAGGCCATCCAGTCACTGGTGGACAAGGGCCTCCTCGTACGCCGTCGGGGCGTCGGTACCCAGGTCGTCCACAGCCAGGTCAAGCGCCCCCTGGAACTCAGCAGCCTCTACGACGACCTGGAGGCGGCCGGCCAGCGTCCGGCGACCCGCGTCCTCGTCAACACCGTCGTCCCGGCGACGGCGGAGGTGGCGGCGGCCCTGTCGGTGGCGGAGGGCAGTGACGTGCACCGGGTGGAGCGGCTGCGGCTGGCCCACGGCGACCCGATGGCGTACCTCTGCAACCACCTGCCGCCCGGTCTGCTCGACCTCGACGGCGCGCAGCTGGAGGCCACCGGGCTGTACCGGCTGATGCGCGCGGCGGGCATCACGCTGCACAGCGCCCGCCAGTCCGTCGGCGCCCGTGCCGCCACCGCCGTGGAGGCCGAGCGCCTCGACGAGGCCGCCGGCGCCCCGCTGCTCACCATGCAGCGCACCACCTTCGACGACACGGGCCGCGCCGTCGAATTCGGCTCCCACACCTACCGCGCCTCGCGCTACTCCTTCGAGTTCCAGCTCCTCGTACGCCCCTGA
- a CDS encoding sugar ABC transporter substrate-binding protein has translation MARFRTWVSIAAAGALSASLAGCSSTGGKRAEDARKAASAQGGGAVSTPRWTVAMITHSGDGDTFWDIVQNGAQQAADKDNIKFLYSHDDEGQQQAQLVDAAVDKGVDGIVVTLAKPDAMKSAVARAVRAGIPVITVNSGAEKSKEFGALTHVGQDETIAGEAVGDELNRRGRKTALCVLHEQGNVGHEQRCAGVKKTFDGTVRNIYVEGTDMSAVQSSIGAKLQADPSVDAVVTLGAPYADTAVKARQDAGSKAEIDTFDLNAKVAASLKDGTLGFAVDQQPYLQGYEAVDLLWLYRYNADTLGGGRPVLTGPQIITKDQAAELESYADRGTR, from the coding sequence GTGGCACGGTTTCGGACCTGGGTCAGCATCGCGGCGGCAGGGGCGCTGAGCGCATCCCTGGCCGGGTGCAGCAGCACCGGCGGCAAGCGCGCCGAGGACGCCCGCAAAGCGGCGTCGGCCCAGGGCGGGGGCGCCGTGAGCACCCCTCGCTGGACCGTCGCGATGATCACCCACTCGGGTGACGGCGACACCTTCTGGGACATCGTCCAGAACGGCGCCCAGCAGGCCGCCGACAAGGACAACATCAAGTTCCTGTACTCCCACGACGACGAGGGACAGCAGCAGGCGCAGCTCGTGGACGCCGCCGTGGACAAGGGTGTCGACGGCATCGTCGTCACCCTCGCCAAGCCCGACGCCATGAAGAGCGCGGTCGCGCGCGCCGTGCGGGCCGGCATCCCCGTGATCACCGTGAACTCGGGCGCCGAGAAGTCCAAGGAGTTCGGGGCGCTCACCCATGTCGGCCAGGACGAGACGATCGCCGGCGAGGCCGTCGGCGACGAGCTGAACAGGCGTGGCCGGAAAACGGCCCTCTGCGTCCTGCACGAACAGGGCAATGTCGGCCATGAGCAGCGCTGCGCGGGCGTCAAGAAGACCTTCGACGGCACCGTGCGCAACATCTACGTCGAGGGCACCGACATGTCCGCCGTCCAGTCCTCCATCGGCGCCAAGCTGCAGGCCGACCCCTCGGTCGACGCCGTCGTCACGCTCGGCGCGCCCTACGCGGACACCGCGGTCAAGGCCAGGCAGGACGCGGGCAGCAAGGCCGAGATCGACACCTTCGACCTGAACGCCAAGGTCGCCGCCTCGCTCAAGGACGGCACCCTCGGCTTCGCCGTCGACCAGCAGCCGTACCTCCAGGGGTACGAGGCCGTGGACCTGCTCTGGCTGTACCGCTACAACGCCGACACGCTCGGCGGCGGACGGCCCGTCCTCACCGGACCGCAGATCATCACCAAGGACCAGGCGGCCGAGCTGGAGAGCTACGCGGACCGGGGCACCCGATGA
- the aceB gene encoding malate synthase A, with product MSAPAPSPLAIVDAEPLPRQEEVLTDEALAFVAELHRRFTPRRDELLARRGERRAEIARTSTLDFLPETAAVRADDSWRVAPSPEALNDRRVEITGPTDRKMTINALNSGAKVWLADFEDASAPTWENVILGQVNLIDAYTRSIDYTDERTGKSYALKAPEELATVVTRPRGWHLDERHLVDADGTPVPGALVDFGLYFFHNAQRLIDLGKGPYFYLPKTESYLEARLWNEVFVFAQDYVGIPRGTVRATVLIETITAAYEMEEILYELRDHASGLNAGRWDYLFSIVKNFRDGGQKFVLPDRNAVTMTAPFMRAYTELLVRTCHKRGAHAIGGMAAFIPSRRDEEVNKVAFEKVKADKDREAGDGFDGSWVAHPDLVPIAMASFDAVLGDRPNQKDRLREEVDVKAADLIAVDSLDARPTYDGLVNAVQVGIRYIEAWLRGLGAVAIFNLMEDAATAEISRSQIWQWINAGVEFEHAGESVKATPELAREIAARELADIRAEIGEEAFAAGRWQQAHDLLLTVALDEDYADFLTLPAYEQLTG from the coding sequence ATGTCCGCACCAGCGCCGTCCCCGCTGGCCATCGTCGACGCCGAGCCCCTGCCCCGGCAGGAGGAGGTTCTGACCGACGAGGCCCTCGCCTTCGTCGCCGAGTTGCACCGGCGGTTCACCCCCAGGCGTGACGAGCTGCTGGCCCGCCGCGGCGAGCGCCGCGCCGAGATCGCCCGTACCTCCACGCTCGACTTCCTCCCGGAGACCGCCGCCGTCCGCGCGGACGACTCCTGGCGGGTGGCCCCGTCACCCGAGGCACTGAACGACCGCCGGGTGGAGATCACCGGTCCCACCGACCGCAAGATGACCATCAACGCGCTCAACTCGGGCGCCAAGGTGTGGCTCGCGGACTTCGAGGACGCCTCCGCGCCGACCTGGGAGAACGTGATCCTGGGCCAGGTCAACCTGATCGACGCCTACACCCGCTCCATCGACTACACGGACGAGCGCACCGGCAAGTCGTACGCGCTGAAGGCGCCGGAGGAGCTGGCGACGGTCGTGACGCGACCGCGCGGCTGGCACCTGGACGAGCGTCACCTCGTCGACGCCGACGGCACGCCGGTGCCGGGCGCGCTCGTCGACTTCGGCCTGTACTTCTTCCACAACGCGCAGCGGCTCATCGACCTCGGCAAGGGCCCGTACTTCTACCTCCCGAAGACGGAGTCGTATCTGGAGGCCCGTCTCTGGAACGAGGTGTTCGTCTTCGCGCAGGACTACGTCGGCATTCCGCGGGGCACCGTCCGCGCGACCGTCCTGATCGAGACGATCACGGCGGCGTACGAGATGGAGGAGATCCTCTACGAACTGCGCGACCACGCCTCGGGGTTGAACGCGGGCCGCTGGGACTACCTCTTCTCCATCGTCAAGAACTTCCGTGACGGCGGGCAGAAGTTCGTCCTGCCGGACCGCAACGCGGTGACGATGACGGCCCCGTTCATGCGCGCGTACACCGAACTCCTCGTCCGCACCTGCCACAAGCGCGGGGCGCACGCGATCGGCGGCATGGCGGCGTTCATCCCCTCGCGGCGCGACGAGGAGGTCAACAAGGTCGCCTTCGAGAAGGTCAAGGCCGACAAGGACCGGGAGGCGGGCGACGGCTTCGACGGATCGTGGGTGGCCCACCCGGACCTCGTGCCGATCGCGATGGCGTCCTTCGACGCGGTGCTCGGCGACCGGCCGAACCAGAAGGACCGGCTGCGCGAGGAGGTCGACGTGAAGGCCGCCGACCTGATCGCCGTCGACTCGCTCGACGCCCGTCCCACGTACGACGGACTGGTCAACGCCGTTCAGGTCGGCATCCGTTACATCGAGGCCTGGCTGCGCGGGCTCGGCGCCGTCGCCATCTTCAACCTGATGGAGGACGCGGCCACGGCGGAGATCTCGCGCTCGCAGATTTGGCAGTGGATCAACGCGGGCGTGGAGTTCGAGCACGCCGGGGAGTCCGTGAAGGCGACGCCCGAACTGGCCCGGGAGATCGCCGCGCGGGAACTGGCGGACATCCGCGCCGAGATCGGCGAGGAGGCCTTCGCGGCCGGGCGCTGGCAGCAGGCGCACGACCTGCTGCTGACGGTCGCGCTCGACGAGGACTACGCGGACTTCCTGACGCTGCCCGCGTACGAGCAGCTGACCGGCTGA
- a CDS encoding Gfo/Idh/MocA family protein has translation MRIGLIGTGRIGTFHATALSRHREVGGSLIVTDADPVRARRLADRLGATAAPGVDEIFTWGVDAVVITAATSAHGELIGRAARAGLPVFCEKPIALDLAGTLTAIAEVETAGTILQMGFQRRFDAGYSAAREVVRSGQLGRLHTVRAMTSDQAPPPVEHLPLSGGLYRDTLVHDFDMLRWVTGREVTEVYAMGSDAGPAMFREAGDIDTAAAVLTLDDGTLATATATRLNGAGYDVRMELAGELDQVGVGLDDRTPIASTEPAGPPAATKPWTGFLERFGPAYEAELHAFVEVVRGERANPCDGREALHALRIAEACELSRRGRRSVPLSEIPGGRD, from the coding sequence ATGCGCATCGGACTCATCGGGACGGGTCGTATCGGTACATTTCATGCGACCGCCCTCAGCCGCCACCGCGAGGTGGGCGGCTCCCTCATCGTCACGGACGCGGACCCCGTACGAGCCCGTCGGCTCGCGGACCGCTTAGGTGCCACCGCGGCACCCGGCGTGGACGAGATCTTCACCTGGGGTGTGGACGCCGTGGTCATCACCGCGGCCACCTCGGCACACGGCGAACTGATCGGTCGCGCGGCCCGCGCCGGGCTGCCCGTGTTCTGCGAGAAGCCCATAGCCCTCGATCTGGCGGGTACGCTCACCGCCATCGCGGAGGTCGAGACCGCCGGAACGATCCTTCAGATGGGGTTCCAGCGGCGCTTCGACGCGGGGTACTCGGCCGCGCGGGAGGTGGTGCGGTCGGGGCAGCTCGGCCGGCTGCACACCGTGCGCGCGATGACCTCGGATCAGGCGCCGCCGCCCGTCGAGCATCTGCCGCTGTCCGGCGGGCTGTACCGGGACACGCTCGTGCACGACTTCGACATGCTGCGGTGGGTCACCGGGCGTGAGGTCACCGAGGTCTACGCGATGGGGTCGGACGCCGGGCCCGCGATGTTCCGCGAGGCGGGCGACATCGACACGGCGGCGGCCGTCCTCACACTGGACGACGGCACACTCGCCACGGCCACGGCGACGCGGCTGAACGGTGCGGGATACGACGTCCGCATGGAGCTGGCCGGGGAGCTGGACCAGGTCGGGGTCGGGCTCGACGACCGTACGCCGATCGCCTCCACCGAACCGGCGGGCCCGCCCGCGGCCACCAAGCCGTGGACGGGGTTCCTGGAGCGGTTCGGGCCGGCGTACGAGGCGGAGCTGCACGCGTTCGTCGAGGTGGTGCGCGGGGAGCGGGCGAATCCGTGTGACGGGCGCGAGGCGCTGCACGCGTTGCGGATCGCGGAGGCGTGCGAGTTGTCGCGGCGCGGGCGGCGCTCGGTGCCGCTGTCGGAGATCCCGGGCGGCCGGGACTGA
- a CDS encoding DUF5955 family protein, whose product MLRSLGQRSVTGSDEDPRVAQLRAAVSRLRRELAALPADFPDRGIAEDELATLAAMALGGIPEVPRLRRSLLLVAGSIGSVSALATGLAAVRTAVDLFGDAPRR is encoded by the coding sequence GTGTTGCGGAGCTTGGGGCAGAGATCAGTGACCGGCAGCGACGAGGATCCGAGAGTGGCGCAGTTGCGGGCGGCCGTTTCCAGGCTGCGCCGTGAACTGGCCGCGCTCCCGGCGGACTTCCCCGACCGCGGCATCGCGGAGGACGAACTCGCGACGCTCGCGGCGATGGCCCTCGGCGGCATCCCGGAGGTCCCGCGCCTGCGCCGCTCGCTGCTGCTGGTCGCCGGTTCCATCGGTTCCGTCAGCGCGCTGGCCACCGGACTCGCCGCGGTACGCACAGCGGTCGACCTCTTCGGGGACGCGCCGCGCCGGTAA